In Macadamia integrifolia cultivar HAES 741 chromosome 12, SCU_Mint_v3, whole genome shotgun sequence, the following are encoded in one genomic region:
- the LOC122057304 gene encoding uncharacterized protein LOC122057304, whose amino-acid sequence MTVTKRYVLRLFMSLKHITANVVDRNNGRIVATASTVEHSLKDAMECGRSCNAKAAAVVGEVLAMRLKVEGLEQGQGRGIHADARKEIEKKGFKNQTKIWAILNGLKNNGVKLIIDDDDDDGQYRPF is encoded by the coding sequence ATGACGGTGACGAAGAGATACGTGCTACGGCTGTTCATGTCGTTGAAGCACATAACAGCGAACGTGGTGGACAGGAACAATGGAAGAATCGTAGCGACGGCGTCGACGGTGGAGCACTCGCTGAAGGACGCGATGGAGTGCGGGAGGTCCTGCAACGCCAAGGCGGCGGCCGTGGTGGGAGAGGTATTGGCTATGAGGCTCAAGGTGGAAGGATTGGAACAGGGGCAAGGTCGTGGGATCCATGCTGATGCACGCAAGGAAATCGAGAAGAAGGGTTTCAAGAACCAGACCAAGATTTGGGCTATTCTCAATGGCCTCAAGAACAACGGCGTTAAGCTCAttatcgacgacgatgacgatgatggtCAATATCGCCCTTTCTAA